Part of the bacterium genome is shown below.
GCACTTCAACTGCACTCCGCAGCCCGTTTATCGCTCGATCAAGAGGGCGGGTGACGGGGCAACTTCTGGATTAAGTAAACCCGGATGGTTTCGAGCGGACAGTTTGGATATCGGAACAAAAAATACAGGCCAGCAAGCTGCCGTCACCGGATCAGCCGCGGCGATGATTTATACTGGCGGGGCATTAACGAAAGATAAGCAAGATGCAATGATGGCCGAGATAAAATCGTGGATAGGTACTCCATATAGATTTGGTATGGTGGAAAAAGGAAAGGGGACAGATTGTTCCGGGTTCGTCGGATCGGTATTCAAGAAAGTGTTAAATGTAGATCTGCCAAGACAATCCGCAGAAATGTATAGCGCCGGAGAACCCATCACGCAGAAAGACCTGAAATTTGGTGATCTGGTCTTTTTTCAAAATACATATAAAGGGTCAAAAGGGGCATCCCACGTAGGCATCTGGGTCGGTGACGGTAAATTTGCTCATGCGAGCACAACCGTTGGCGTTACGATCTCTGAGTTATCTGAAGATTATTATACAAAACATTATTTAGGCTGCAGAAAGATAATAAAGAACTGAGACTGTGGCAAAATGAACCTTAATCGGATAGTGATAGGAAAGTTTTAATTGTTATTAACATTATAGTTTCGCCCGTCTAACCAATCCCCGGTTAATTGCAGTTTCCCAATATATAATGCTGACTCTGCGCATTGACTCATGAATTCAATCAGGCCAGTCAATATTTATGCGCGCTCTATTTTTTATCGCCAATATTAAAAAGGGCATTGAACGATGATTTATCCCTATATACAGTTAGCGCGATAAGAATTATTCCCAGCGTTATAATAGTTGTAGTAAATCCAATAGTAACGATCAACGGAGCAATATCTAATTCAACCAAAGCCATGGACGAAAAAAAAAAGGATCGCAACAAATTTAACAAGACGGGAAACGATTGAATATTGAGGAAAATTTTCTTTAAGCAGTGCATTATAAACGGTTGAAGAGGTGCGTGATGCAATAATCCAACCTAATCCAAAAATTAGCAGCGCTGTAATTAGCTTTGGGATAAAAACCACGCATTGTTGGATTAGGCCGGACAGCGCTGTAAGTTTCATCGCATCGAGGGAGGAGTTGAGAAAAATTAGAAAAATAACAAAAAAAATCGCATTCCCAATTAAATTGAAAACGGCGTATCTTACGTCGGCTTTAGACAGTTGCTTGTCGCCACTGTAATCTTATAAACAGCTTTTCAAATCTTAATACTACAAGCAATTGAACAACTATCCTCTTTACAAGCCATCCAATTAGCCAACCAATTAATAACAAAATAATTCCAGCTAATAGGCTTGGCAAATAATTGATTATCTGTCTTCCAAAATCGAGAAACAGACTTTCTAAATTGTTATCCATTTTAAACTCCTATCTTCTTTGGTGATTTTAATAATAGTTTCCACAAGGGCTCCCTTTCTTCGTACTCTTTTACCCAAAGAACCGGACATGCCGCTTGTTCAGTTATTTCCTGCGAAACCGAACGACCGAATAAAAGTTCCAGAAACTCTCCCGTCGATCCGCCCATCGGAATGAGATCTACTTTCCTAAATTCATCAACAACGGTCTTGACAATGTCAGCGTCCCTGATGATCACAACATCCGCGACAAGTGAATTTTCCACAATCAGTTCTTTGACTTTTGATTCTCTTTCCACTCTTTCACTTAAGGTTGTTTCGGGATCATATACCAAAAGAATAGTTAGCTTGCACTTAAAGTAGTCTATTAACGCAGGAGCAATTTCGGTTGCCAAAATGGTGTGTATATCAATTGTAAAGGTTGATGTTTTGACGTTCAAGAATACCGTGTAAAACGGCAACCTCCCCTGGAAATTTACGAATAACGCTTTCAATGATCGATGAAAAAAATCTTTCAAAAAAATCCGGATGTTTTCGCCTTCCGACCAAAATAAAGTTACACTCTTGTTCCTCGGCCGTATTCACAATACCCTGAGATATCCTGTATGATACATTCAGGATTGACCGTGCAGCAACGTTCTCGTTTGGCGGCGACCTCATTGGCAGGATCAAAAAGCGGCTTAATTCTCACATGGTCGCTTATCTCGGCAACTAGCGGACTTTTTCTCTGACTTCGTCAACATGCAAAAATAGTATTTCAGCCTTCGATTTCTTTGCAATAGCCACGGCAATGTGCGTTAGACCGATCACCGATTCAACATTTGAAAGAGGTAATAATACTCTATACTGCTTTAATTCCAGCTTTTCTAAAGTTCTGACTTTTCGTATATGTTCTATCTCCCTGTGTGAGGCCCATTTCTCTACTGAGATGAACTTCCGTGTCAAATTTGTTCATAAATAAACCTCTCA
Proteins encoded:
- a CDS encoding NlpC/P60 family protein, which translates into the protein MIYTGGALTKDKQDAMMAEIKSWIGTPYRFGMVEKGKGTDCSGFVGSVFKKVLNVDLPRQSAEMYSAGEPITQKDLKFGDLVFFQNTYKGSKGASHVGIWVGDGKFAHASTTVGVTISELSEDYYTKHYLGCRKIIKN
- a CDS encoding universal stress protein, encoding MERESKVKELIVENSLVADVVIIRDADIVKTVVDEFRKVDLIPMGGSTGEFLELLFGRSVSQEITEQAACPVLWVKEYEEREPLWKLLLKSPKKIGV